Genomic segment of Candidatus Chlorohelix allophototropha:
GATTTCTTCGGGTGTGTTCATTACAAACGGCCCGTAGCGTGCTACCGGCTCATTTAATGGTACTCCACCGATTAACAACAGGCTTAGGGGTTGGTTGGTTGTTTCGAGCAACACCGCTTTGCCATCCTGCCCGAAAACTACCATTTGCCCTTCATGTGCTTCAATCCCATCGGTGCCAAAAGTACCTGCCCCTTCGACAATGTATCCGAATACATTAAAATCAGTTGGAACAGGCTGGCTAACTTTTGCTCCGGGTTGTAACAAATAGTGAAGATACATAATGGGGGTGCGGGTTTCGATAACCGCGCTTTGCCCCATTGCCTCACCAGCAATTACCCTTACGCGCACCTTGACATCTTCGCTAACTGCTTCTGGGATGCGAGAGGCGGGAATATCTTGGTAGCGTGGTTTCATCATTTTGTCGCGGCGCGGCAGGTTTACCCACAATTGGAAAGCATGCATCCGTCCGCCCTTTTCTCGAAATCCCTCTTCTGGCATTTCGGAGTGCACTACCCCACTTCCGGCGGTCATCCATTGCACATCGCCTGCGCCTAATACACCTGAATTACCAACTGAATCTTTATGTTGTAATTTTCCTTCCAGAATGTAGCTGACCGTTTCAAAGCCACGATGCGGGTGATCGGGCGCGCCTATGGCTTTTCCCGGCGCATAATCAGTTGGTCCAAGATGGTCAAGCA
This window contains:
- a CDS encoding pirin family protein, encoding MTTTFINTRSVAKIIQTIRTLEGGGFEVRRPFPTQLLEDFDPFLMLDHLGPTDYAPGKAIGAPDHPHRGFETVSYILEGKLQHKDSVGNSGVLGAGDVQWMTAGSGVVHSEMPEEGFREKGGRMHAFQLWVNLPRRDKMMKPRYQDIPASRIPEAVSEDVKVRVRVIAGEAMGQSAVIETRTPIMYLHYLLQPGAKVSQPVPTDFNVFGYIVEGAGTFGTDGIEAHEGQMVVFGQDGKAVLLETTNQPLSLLLIGGVPLNEPVARYGPFVMNTPEEIYQAFIDYQSGRMGSIDF